Part of the Deltaproteobacteria bacterium genome, GACGTCACCCTCAATGGCACTTTTCGCGCTACACGGGCGGCACTTAAGCACATGATGCCTCGGGGAACCGGAGCAATCATTAACAATGCTTCAGTGATTGGTTGGCGTGCTCAAAAGGGTCAGGCCCATTATGCCGCAGCAAAGGCTGGAGTGATGGCACTTACCCGCTGCTCCGCTCTCGAAGCAGCCGAAGCCGGTGTTCGTATCAACGCGGTTTCGCCAAGCCTTGCCATGCATCCCTACCTAAGCAAAGTAACCACCGACGAGCTACTTGCCGAACTTACGGCCAAGGAAGCTTTTGGGCGAGCCGCTGAGCCCTGGGAAGTGGCCAACGTGATGGTGTTTTTAGCAAGCGACTATTCTTCCTATATGACTGGCGAAGTTCTTTCTGTCAGCAGTCAGCACCCTTAAAGGAGACGCCACCATGGTAGATAAAGCAGCCCAAGGCGCCGAAGGTACGCCCTTTGTCATGGACATTGAGCGCGGGAAAATCCACGAGTTTGCCAGAGCCACCGGTTCAGATAACACAGAATACTTCACGGGTGACACGCCGTCCTCGCCGCCTACTTTTTTGACCACTCAATTTTTCTGGGAAGACTTAGTCGCCGGGAGTAATCCCTGGGACAAGGTCAACATGAGCCAGAAACGCGGCATGCACGCGG contains:
- a CDS encoding dehydratase — translated: MVDKAAQGAEGTPFVMDIERGKIHEFARATGSDNTEYFTGDTPSSPPTFLTTQFFWEDLVAGSNPWDKVNMSQKRGMHAEQEYKFFGPPPKAGTRLHCQSRIEKIYEKEGRRGGTLTFAIMVTEFRDSEGKLVAEARLTGVETAKPPEEGA
- a CDS encoding SDR family oxidoreductase, translated to MSKTIPAYPEGKNLLAGKNVLITAAAGTGIGFAVAKRCAEEGAEIIISDIHERRLGEAAERLEDVCGKKPHAFLCNVTQEDDIQSLFSNTIDAVGHIDVLMNNAGLGGTANVVDMTDEQWTMVLDVTLNGTFRATRAALKHMMPRGTGAIINNASVIGWRAQKGQAHYAAAKAGVMALTRCSALEAAEAGVRINAVSPSLAMHPYLSKVTTDELLAELTAKEAFGRAAEPWEVANVMVFLASDYSSYMTGEVLSVSSQHP